The window ACTGAGATGTGCCCTCGACCAGCGTTCGAGTCAGTCGGCGGCAAAGAGACCTTCAGCTGCACCGCCTGCGAGTCCACCAGGTGCACGCGTGTCGCGGTCAAGCGGCCCGACGGCCGAAGCTACGAGACCGAGTTCGTGTCGTGCTATTGGTGCGGCGTGATGTACCACCACGCCGGGGCCGTGCCGGTGTTCGATCCGAGGTCGGCCACGCCGCGCTTCCACGCTGGCCAACTTGGTAGCGGTGAACCCCACGGCATCAGCGCAGAGGCCTACGCGAAGATCAAGGAGGCGGCAGAGCGAGCTAACAAGTCGAAGGGTCGGCGGCACCGATGAAGGCCATCCCGGTTCGACCCCGGGTCGAGGCACACGCCGGGCTTGAGGTCTACAAGGGAAAATCTGTCGAAGTATGTGAATCGCAAAACCCATATGCAGCGAACAGGCGACGAACTACTTCATATCGGCAGACTCAGTTGTGAGATGGGCCACAAATGTGGAAAATCGCAGATGGGAGAGCGGCTCCGTACGCAAAAGAGAGCGTGTAGCTGAGCAAAAAATGACAGAAGCAGAGATCCGCGACAGGCTTATCAAAGAGTTGGCATTGTCGCCGGCCGGTCTCGGTGCGACCTTCATTCCTGAGCTGTTCGTTGACGGATTTTCGCGACGCGCCGACCTCGTTATGGCGAACGGCAAACTCAGCGTTTTTGAGATTAAGAGCCCGCGCGATTCTCTCGATCGACTTGATGGTCAAGTTGAGAGCTACTGCAAGTTCTTCGAGCAGGTAACCGTGGTTTGTGCGCCAAAGCACCTAGCGGGTGTGATGGCGCGCGCCCCAGAAACTGTTGGCGTCTGGACCATCAACGATGACGGAAGTCAGATAGTTCGAAAAGCAAAGTGCAGCTCACCTACTTCGAAAGCGAACTGGCTAAGTTTCTTGCCGGTCTTAGAGCTTCGAAGATTTCTGAGGGCGCAGGGTGGCCGCGCGCTTGGCTCGCGAGCAGATCTTGTCGAACAAGCGTCGCGGCAGAGCGTGAGCGTCATTCGCGCAAGCGTCCTTTGCTACTTGAAGCGCAGGCACGAGCACATCCTTGCCCTTAAGCAGAAGCAGCGTGCGTCAACACGACATGTCGCCAAAGCTGAGCCGAGCCAAGCCGAAAGGCTCGCCGAGTACATCTCAAAAAGCGGGCTCAGAGATGCGGCACCAATTCCTCGCCAGCGAGCAATTTAGTTCATTCCTCCGTATCTTCTTCAGCGTCGAGTCCAGCACCCAACTTAGCCGAGAAGTCGATCTGTCGCGCAAGGTGGATGTTCACTCGAACGGATATCCAAGAACTAGGTGCTTTGCCGTGCGGGGTGCCCCCGGCCGCCTGCCGAATCATGTCTTCCCCCCAGATGTCTCGTGACCCAATCTCAGCATCCGTAGCAAGGACAGCCTGAGCTGCGGACACATAACCTGCGGTTGCGTCAACGCCACTTCTGCGCTCGAAGTACCAATCCAGTTGTCGAGGGTAGTCCACTCTTGGTACCCAACGCATAACTTGTGCATCGTCATAAACAACGGAATGCACAGAGCCATGGTCACCATATGCAGCGACTGGGCTTCCACCAATTCTGGCGTGAAGATCTCTCTCTAAGATGTCGATAGATCCTCTTTGCTGCTGTTGGTCTCGCCCGGCAAATGACAGCGTCGATGATGGAAAACTTGTAGACAAAACAACAATCATCAATTCCGGATACTCAATCCGCAATTGATTGATTGAAGCAATTGTTGCAGTCGCATAGGCAGATAGAGCGCTTCGAATGTACTGGCAGTCGATGAACACAATCGCATTTCGTGGGTTGTCAAGCGCACTCAACGCATTAACCACCATCGCGGTTTCCGCAGAGAATTCTTTGATTCTGAACGCCACTTTTCCAACAGCGCGCTCTATCTCTTGCGCCTGCTTGGTCACATCACGGACTCGCGCGCCTGAAACAATCTGAACTACTGGTATCGCTCGTGGATATTGAGCAGTGAACCTCCGCCATGCTTCAAAAGCCCCGACTGGATTCCTTAGCGCCAGTTGCTGATCTGCTAGGTGATTGCCGTCGGTTGTCAGATCGAGAAAGTAGGGCAAATCTGGCATTGCCGCTGCCGCCCTCTCTGCTGATTTGACGAAGTCAATCGCCTTCGGCCAGCGGCCAAGCGTTAGCAACGGCACGATTTGGCGCTTGCGGTAAGGATCCAACATTTCTAGACCCTTCAACTCCGCCTGCCTCGTACGCAGCGTCGGGTAGTACGAATAGCCATCAAAAGAAATGTTTATCACATTGCCTCCCCATCCTCGTGCGGCTGCACGGTCATCGCGCGCGGTGTGGCAACTCGCCCCATTTGCAAAGAAGCCAGATAGTCCAGTGTTGCGTTTCGAGATGACATTTCACGCTTGAGCCCTTCGAGCTCAACGGTTAGTCGTCCAATCAGTTCGCCATCAGCGCGAGCAACGTGAAATGCTTTTACCAGCATCAGCCCGTAGATGATCGCTGCAAACCAACCTGACCCAAGTAACGCGTACTCGTACCAAGACGCATCATTTTTCACAAGGAAGACCAAACCAATCAAGGCCGGAATCAGCCCAGCAAGGCCATACACATGGTTAAGCATCGCGCCCCTGTCAACGGCCTTGGTCATCTCACCTCCCCCTTGCTGCATGCGATTCGAGCGCCTACTTGCGGCGCCCACAGAACCGCACCTGCGGATTGACTTGTGCTCAGATGGTGCTGGACCGCAGCGGTATCCACAACATGGGATCAAACGTGGGTAGAAAGCAAAACGGGCCGCAAAGGCCCGTGTTTCCTAGCTATCTGGCGGAGAGAGCGGGATTCGAACCCGCGGAGGGCTGTTAACCCTCACACGCTTTCCAGGCGTGCGACTTAAACCGCTCATCCATCTCTCCGGAGCGACGGATTGTAGCCACGCGCCGGAACAAAAAAGGCGCCTCTCGCGAGGCGCCTTCTTCATCAAGGACGCGCTGGCGTCATCAGTTCAGCGGGACCTTCTTGCCGTCCTTGTAGACGTACAGGGTCATCGCCGGGTTCTTCAGTTCACCATCGCTCTCGAAGGCCACCTTCGCGGTCACGCCGGTGTAGTTGGTTTCGAACAGCTTCGGGCCGTAGACCTTGGGGTCGGCCGAGTTGGCGCGCTTCATGGCGTCGACCAGCACGAATACCGCGTCGTAGACGTAGGGCGAGTAGACCTGGAACTGGCCGGGATACTTCGCGTCGTACTTGGCCTTCCAGGCGGTACCGCCGGGCATCTTCTCGAGCGAGGAGCCGCCTTCGGCGCAGACCACGTTGCCCAGCGTCTTGGCGCCGGCCGACAGGTCGGCGAGCTTGGCGGTGCACACGCCGTCGCCGCCGAAGAACTTGACGTTCGACAGGCCGAGTTGCTCCATCTGGCGCAGCATCGGGCCGGCTTGCGGGTCCATGCCGCCGTAGAACACGCCATCCGGACCCTTCGACTTGATCGAGGTCAGGATCGCCATGAAATCGGTGGCCTTGTCGGTGGTGTACTGCTCATCGACGATCTGGATGCCCTTGGCCTGGGCAGTCTTCTTGAACACCTCGGCCACACCCTGCCCGTAGGCAGTGCGGTCATCGATGATCGCGACCTTCTTGAGCTTCAGGTTGTTGGCGGCGTGCAAAGCCAGGCCGGCGCCGAGCGCGTTGTCGTTGGCCAGGATGCGGAAAGCGGTCTTGAAGCCCTGCTGCGTGTACTTGGGGTTCGTGGCCGACGGGGTGATCTCAGGAATGCCGCAGTCGTTGTAGATCTTCGAGGCGGGAATGGTGGTGCCGGAGTTCAGGTGACCGACCACACCGTTGACCTTGGCATCGCACAGCTTGGTGGCGGCGGCCGTGCCCTGCTTCGGGTCGGCAGCGTCGTCTTCCGCAACCAGTTCGAACTTGACCTTCTTGCCACCGATCGTGATGTTCTGGGTGTTGAGTTCCTCGATCGCCATCCGGGCGCCGTTCTCGTTGTCCTTGCCGTAGTGGGCCTGGGCACCGGAGATGGGGGCGACGTGGCCGATCTTGATCACTTCCTGGGCCGAGACGGCGCCGGTCGCGAGCAGGGCCGTTGCAAGGGCGATGGCTTTGAGTTTGAGTTGCATGAAGAACCTCCGGGTTGGAAGAAAGATTGAAGAAAACGGGTCGTTCTCAACGGCCGAGACAATACTCCAAAACAGGCAGCACACCGCTCGGGAGACGCCCCGGGAAAACACCGTCGGCGCCGGTGCCGGCGGTCTGCACCTGAAGCTGGAACAGTAGCAAGCCGCAGACCACCCGCTTTGCAGGCGCCGAGATCAGCCGCGCACCTCGTGCGGGCGGATCTCGTAGCCGCGGCTCTCGAAGTAGCGCCAGCGCTGGCGGCCTGCGCGCCGCTCCTCGTCGTCTTTGCCGACGATCTCGAACAAGCGTTCGAAGCTCTCGAAACCAGCCGGCACCTCGGGTCCCAGGTTCACCAGCACCTCGTGATGAGGTGCGTCGGCTGCCCGGTCCAGCAGCCAGATCGGGGTCGGCGCCAGGCGCTCGGCCGGAGCCGCTCCTGCGCGCAGCCGGGCATGGGGCACGAACGCCAGCGGATCGTAAGTCCACAGCATCACGTCGAGCTGGGCGAGCCGCTCGCTCGACGACGCCGTGACGGCTACCCGGGCGCCCCGCTGGTAGGCCTTCGTCAGCAGGCGGCAGGCGTGCGCCAGCGGATCGGCTGCACCGTGGTGGAAGTTGATCTCCGTCAAGCGGGTTCCCCGCGCGCAGGCGTCAACGGGTGCGCGACAGCACGAAGTGCGTGAGCAGCGGCACCGGCCGGCCGGTCGCTCCCTTGGCGGCGCCGGATTTCCAGGCCGTGCCGGCGATGTCGAGGTGCGCCCAGCGGTACTTGGCTGTGAACTTCTTGAGGAACATCGCCGCGGTGATGGCCCCGCCGGCGCGGCCACCGACATTGCCCATGTCGGCGAAGTTGCTGCGCAGCGCTTCCTCGTACTCGTCGTCGAGCGGCATGCGCCAAGCCGGGTCGAGGCCGGCGCTGCCGGCGTCGAGCAGCGCATCGGCGAGCGCATCGTCGGCGCTGAACAGGCCGCTGCGGTGATGACCGAGCGCAATGACGCAGGCGCCGGTCAGCGTGGCGATGTCGATCACCACGGCCGGCTTGAAGCGCTCGGCGTAGGTCAGCGCGTCACACAGGATCAGGCGCCCCTCGGCGTCGGTGTTGAGCACCTCGATCGTCTGGCCCGACATCGAGGTCACCACGTCGCCCGGCTTGATGGCGCGCCCGCTGGGCATGTTCTCGCAGCTCGGGATGAGGCCCACCACATTGACCTGCGGCTGAAGTTCCGCGACAGCGCGGAAGCTGCCGAGCACGCTGGCGGCGCCACCCATGTCGTACTTCATCTCGTCCATTTCGGCCGCCGGCTTGATGGAAATGCCGCCGGTGTCGAAGGTGATGCCTTTGCCCACCAGCACCACCGGTGCATCGCTCCGCGACGCGCCGTCATAGCGCAGCACGATGAACTTCGGGGGCTCGTCGGAGCCCTGCGCCACGGCGAGGAAGGAGCCCATGCCGAGCTTCTCGCAGGCCTTGCGGTCGAGCACGTCGACCTTGATCCGCGGCAGCTTGGCGAGCTTGCGCGCCTCGGCCGCCAGGAAGCTCGGCGTGCAGTGGTTGCCGGGCCGGTTGGCGCACTCGCGCGCCAGCGCCACGCCAAGGGCGATCGCCGCGCCGCGCGACAGTCCGGTCTGCGCCGCCTTGGCTTCCGCCTTGTCGACCAGCAGGGTGATCTTCTGCAGCGCCGGCGCGGGGCTCGCGCTCGGCTTGGTGTGGCGGTAGCTGTAGGTGGCGTCGGACGCTGCCGCCGCGGCGGCCTCGGCATGGGAGTCCTCGATGGCGCCGCTTGCGGCCACTGCCAGGTGTTTCACACCCAGCGGCTTGATCAGGCCCAAGCCCGCGGCCACGGCGGACTTGAAGGCCTTGGGCCCGGCATCGCCGGCCACGGCGAACACCACGCGCGCCGCCTTCACGCCCAGCGGACGGTGCAGATAGAGCGTGCGACCGGCCTTGAAGGCCAGGTCGCCGGCCGCGATCGCATCGGACAGCACGCGATCCAGGGGATCGTCCAGGCCTTGCTGCTTCGGATCGCCGGCCACCACGATCAAGAGCGCATCGGCGCTGACCTTCGAAAGGCTGGAGGTCGACGTGGCGAGAATGCGAAAGTCCATAATGCGATCCGTTTGAAATCCAATTGATGTTATTCGATTCCACTCTGCGCCGAGACCTCGCCAGGAGCTTTGGCGCGACCCTGGTCGTGATCATGACCATCGTGATCACGATGTTCCTCATCCGCACGCTCGGCCAGGCGGCGGGTGGTTCGGTGGCCGCGCAGGATGTCGCGCTGCTGCTCGGCTACGTGGCCCTCGAGAACCTGCCCACCATCCTCAGCCTGTCGCTGTTCATCGCGGTGGTGACGACGCTCACGCGCATGTACCGCGACAGCGAGATGGTGATCTGGTTCGCCAGCGGTGTGGGCCTGCTGCGTTTCGTGCCGCCGGTGCTGCGGCTGACCGCACCGCTGCTGCTGCTGGTGGCGCTGCTGGCGCTGTTCGTCTGGCCCTGGGGCAACCGCCAGATCGCCGAGCTGAAAGACCGTTACCAGCGGCGCTCAGACGTGGCGCGCGTGGCGCCCGGGCAGTTCCAGAGCTCGGCCGACGGCAAGCGCACCTTCTTCATCGAGCGTGACACCGGCGAAGGCAACATCGCGCGCAACGTGTTCGTCCTGGAGCGCAAGCCCGACAGCGAGAGCGTGACCTCGGCCCGCACCGGGCGCATCGAGATGGACGGCGACCAGCGTTTCGTCGTGCTCGAAAGCGGCCAGCGCAACGATATCAACCTCGCCACCGGCGAGCGCAAGCTCGCCCAGTTCGACAGCTACCGCGTGCTGGCCGGCGAAGCCGTCAGCAGCGGCGCCGACAACCTGCCAC is drawn from Methylibium petroleiphilum PM1 and contains these coding sequences:
- a CDS encoding DNA polymerase III subunit chi, which produces MTEINFHHGAADPLAHACRLLTKAYQRGARVAVTASSSERLAQLDVMLWTYDPLAFVPHARLRAGAAPAERLAPTPIWLLDRAADAPHHEVLVNLGPEVPAGFESFERLFEIVGKDDEERRAGRQRWRYFESRGYEIRPHEVRG
- a CDS encoding branched-chain amino acid ABC transporter substrate-binding protein; protein product: MQLKLKAIALATALLATGAVSAQEVIKIGHVAPISGAQAHYGKDNENGARMAIEELNTQNITIGGKKVKFELVAEDDAADPKQGTAAATKLCDAKVNGVVGHLNSGTTIPASKIYNDCGIPEITPSATNPKYTQQGFKTAFRILANDNALGAGLALHAANNLKLKKVAIIDDRTAYGQGVAEVFKKTAQAKGIQIVDEQYTTDKATDFMAILTSIKSKGPDGVFYGGMDPQAGPMLRQMEQLGLSNVKFFGGDGVCTAKLADLSAGAKTLGNVVCAEGGSSLEKMPGGTAWKAKYDAKYPGQFQVYSPYVYDAVFVLVDAMKRANSADPKVYGPKLFETNYTGVTAKVAFESDGELKNPAMTLYVYKDGKKVPLN
- a CDS encoding beta family protein, coding for MINISFDGYSYYPTLRTRQAELKGLEMLDPYRKRQIVPLLTLGRWPKAIDFVKSAERAAAAMPDLPYFLDLTTDGNHLADQQLALRNPVGAFEAWRRFTAQYPRAIPVVQIVSGARVRDVTKQAQEIERAVGKVAFRIKEFSAETAMVVNALSALDNPRNAIVFIDCQYIRSALSAYATATIASINQLRIEYPELMIVVLSTSFPSSTLSFAGRDQQQQRGSIDILERDLHARIGGSPVAAYGDHGSVHSVVYDDAQVMRWVPRVDYPRQLDWYFERRSGVDATAGYVSAAQAVLATDAEIGSRDIWGEDMIRQAAGGTPHGKAPSSWISVRVNIHLARQIDFSAKLGAGLDAEEDTEE
- the lptF gene encoding LPS export ABC transporter permease LptF, whose product is MLFDSTLRRDLARSFGATLVVIMTIVITMFLIRTLGQAAGGSVAAQDVALLLGYVALENLPTILSLSLFIAVVTTLTRMYRDSEMVIWFASGVGLLRFVPPVLRLTAPLLLLVALLALFVWPWGNRQIAELKDRYQRRSDVARVAPGQFQSSADGKRTFFIERDTGEGNIARNVFVLERKPDSESVTSARTGRIEMDGDQRFVVLESGQRNDINLATGERKLAQFDSYRVLAGEAVSSGADNLPPKARSTWDLLTQPSNRHFGELAWRIGLAVGGINLVLLGIGLAGGNPRRAGSWNLLFALLAFVVYFNLLNLSQAWVASGKLEIGIVLLLIHGGSFVLAVSLLWWRERGASFGLRRRRAST
- a CDS encoding leucyl aminopeptidase, which codes for MDFRILATSTSSLSKVSADALLIVVAGDPKQQGLDDPLDRVLSDAIAAGDLAFKAGRTLYLHRPLGVKAARVVFAVAGDAGPKAFKSAVAAGLGLIKPLGVKHLAVAASGAIEDSHAEAAAAAASDATYSYRHTKPSASPAPALQKITLLVDKAEAKAAQTGLSRGAAIALGVALARECANRPGNHCTPSFLAAEARKLAKLPRIKVDVLDRKACEKLGMGSFLAVAQGSDEPPKFIVLRYDGASRSDAPVVLVGKGITFDTGGISIKPAAEMDEMKYDMGGAASVLGSFRAVAELQPQVNVVGLIPSCENMPSGRAIKPGDVVTSMSGQTIEVLNTDAEGRLILCDALTYAERFKPAVVIDIATLTGACVIALGHHRSGLFSADDALADALLDAGSAGLDPAWRMPLDDEYEEALRSNFADMGNVGGRAGGAITAAMFLKKFTAKYRWAHLDIAGTAWKSGAAKGATGRPVPLLTHFVLSRTR
- a CDS encoding sce7726 family protein, with translation MTEAEIRDRLIKELALSPAGLGATFIPELFVDGFSRRADLVMANGKLSVFEIKSPRDSLDRLDGQVESYCKFFEQVTVVCAPKHLAGVMARAPETVGVWTINDDGSQIVRKAKCSSPTSKANWLSFLPVLELRRFLRAQGGRALGSRADLVEQASRQSVSVIRASVLCYLKRRHEHILALKQKQRASTRHVAKAEPSQAERLAEYISKSGLRDAAPIPRQRAI